The genomic stretch TGGCTCGGCGCCGCGGTGGCCGAACAGCAGCCACTCGCGGCAGGCCGGGTTCACACGGACGGCCACCAGCGCGGCGACGGTGCAGATGAAACCGTCCACCAGCACCGCGATGCCTTCCTGGGCACAGGCCAGGTAGGCACCGACAAGCGCCGCAATCTCAAAACCGCCCAGGTTGAACAAGGTCTGCAACGCATCGCCACGCTGGGCCTTGTGCAAGGCCAGCGCCCGCTCGATCACCTGCGCCTTGTGGCTGACGCCCTCGGCGTTCAGGCCGGTGCCGGGCCCGGTCAGGTGCGCCACCGGGCAATCGAGCAACGCGCAGGCCAGCGCACTGGCCGCCGTGGTGTTGCCGATGCCCATTTCGCCGCCGATGAACAATTGCGTCCCTGCGGCTTTGGCCCGCAGCACGCTGTCGCGCCCGGCCTGCAAGGCCTGCTCGCCCTGCGCAGGGGTCATCGCCGAGGTTTCGACAAAGTTCGCGGTGCCCGGGCCCAGGTGCAAATGACGCACGCCCGGCAACGCCAGCGACGGCGTCACCGTGCCCAGATCCACCACCTCCAGCTGTGCATC from Pseudomonas ekonensis encodes the following:
- the cobT gene encoding nicotinate-nucleotide--dimethylbenzimidazole phosphoribosyltransferase, producing the protein MTQAWWCNPCRPVNADTVAEAAARQQQLTKPAGSLGRLEAVAVQLAGLQGQVKPCLDRLWVAIFAGDHGVVAEGVSAYPQEVTGQMLLNFVSGGAAISVLARRLDAQLEVVDLGTVTPSLALPGVRHLHLGPGTANFVETSAMTPAQGEQALQAGRDSVLRAKAAGTQLFIGGEMGIGNTTAASALACALLDCPVAHLTGPGTGLNAEGVSHKAQVIERALALHKAQRGDALQTLFNLGGFEIAALVGAYLACAQEGIAVLVDGFICTVAALVAVRVNPACREWLLFGHRGAEPGHRHVLEALQAEPLLELGLRLGEGSGAALAVPLLRLACDLHGQMATFAEAAVADRPA